Within Zootoca vivipara chromosome 10, rZooViv1.1, whole genome shotgun sequence, the genomic segment ACAATTAGGACATGCTTAATAGAACCATCTTAATTTACAAATCTTCGTCATCAAATGTCTCTGTGCATCTCAGCATCACAGTCTCATAATCCAGCGGGAGAACCTCTTCCTGTCAAGCATATGCAGGGGGAGAGGGATAAAGCACTTATTAGCACTGAATGGCATTGGCAAAACAGGTCAATGAGTAAATATTCTttctctagaacaggggtagctGGCCTGGGGCACTCCAGATGTGGTCAGGCTCCAATCCTCATCCAGCCCTAACCAGCTGGTGGAAGTTGGGCATCCAATAACACTGGAAGGGCTGCAGATCTCCCACCCCGACCCTAGGTAATGATAACTAGCAGAATCACTTCCAGTGGGGTTCCCCCTTCCCACATACCAATGAAGTTTATGTTCCTGTTATTTAATAAAAAAGTGAGCTCTGGGACAAACTGATCCATTGGATGGAGCACTCTGGCACTCAGCAAAATGTTTACAATTGTTGATTTTGACGGGCACATCTGACACTACTTCACTTCTACTCAACCTACACATGGCAGCTTTGTGAAGTGTTAGCTGAGTTAAGTTAGCTGCGGATGCACACAAGGAGAAAGAACGAGAGCTCTGCTAGCCATCTCTTGCTTTAAACGGAACAATACCTTTTCCTTTCAAAAGTGGAAGGGGTGCcacaaaaaacagaaagaaagaaaaaggatgcaGTTCAAACTGCCTAGAAGGAtaagagcaaatgtcaatttaaCCCAGCAAAGTACAACATAAAAAGCCAATTTCAGTGAATTTCCCCAAATTCTAGTATTTTGAGAATGAGTATTTTCTACTCTGTTTGCTCTCCCTCGGAGAGTCATAGTTCTGTAAAGTTTCATCATGACAGCCACCTTTCAACATTCTAGAGTTCCAGcctctttcttaaaaacaaaaagtggTTCCAAGTCTTTTGATCATTGCAGTTGGGCCTTCTCTACCTGCTCCACACTGATGGAAAACTGTgttccaactctgtgatttgttgctgttgtaaGTATATGATACACGCAGTATTATTACAAGCAGCCCTTCTTATATTGTTCACAGATAATAGTGTCACAGACTTTGATGCGTGTGCCCAGCCCTGTGTTGACACCACAGCCTGGTTTCTAGGGATAATGTGAAGCATTTAATGGATATGGCATTAAGCAAGGACAAAATCTGTGGCTGAAACCAGTTATCCTAGCTGCACATTTCTCTTCATTGATGCGTATTCTGCTGCAGTTACGGTATGTAAACAAGAAACTGGGCgccactgtttttttttaaaaagtaaacaagtCCTACCACTTCTTCCTGTTCAGCCCATCATCTCTCAACTAGAAACCTGCTATTCCTGCCCTTTTAAACTTTGCAGTTATCTCTCTTTTACTGTTATGAATGAGTTGGTCTGGGATGGACAGTCTTAGTCATCATCAGCCTGCAGAAGAGTCACATAATTTTAGTCTGGTGAGAGCGCTGAGATTTACTCAGGATACCCAGGTGCCTTtacagaactacagctcccaggatctcCTGTCCAGATGAGATGGCTTTTATCATCCATCTGTACTGCTTCTATGCTCTCATCCAGGGCTTTTCAAacttgggactccagctgtttttggcctataaatcccatcatccccaaccactggtcctgctagctacgggtgatgggagttgtagtccaaaaacagctagagacccataATCATTAATCTCACTGCACAGGGCACTTGCTGCTCACAgcttcttttctcttcccttctcaGCCTTATGAATATTCTGTCCCACTTCCTGCACCCCCAAGCTACTGCTTCTCCTTGGGGCATTTGGAAGAATCCTTGCAAAGCTGGTGCTGGCTTCTGCCTTCTGCTTCCTCTTTGGTTCCTGCTACATTAAGCCAGATAGAAAAGGAGGATAGTGTGTATACAGTACAGTGTAGCTGCTCAAAGCACCAGCCAGCGGTGCTCCTCTCCAGGATTCTCTCCTCtattcccccttccccattttctgttttcctttcctcaGTCTTAAATGAACTGGGTTTTTTGCGGGGTGGAAGATTccatacccccccccattttcttcttctgcaaaacCTGGAGTCTCAGCCTCCTGTCTTGTGCATAGATGCTGCTGTTTGGGCTATGTAGAAGATCTACATCCGAGTCTGCTAGCGATATATCAAACACAGACAGTTTGGACTTCCACAACAACAAGCACACTACAGGCAAATGCAGCACCCTGGGGATAGTAGTTCTGTGATAGGGCACCTGCCCCTGAGAAAGCCCTGTTCAGCCATGACCAGAATCGCCAAGAGCAGTTAGGTATACAGTACCCTCATGTTACAATGGAAAGACTGCCTGCGAGACAAACAGGCAAATGAGAAGTGAAAATTGCCGTTGCACCCAATTAGCTCTGAAATATATGCAAGACATTCTGAAAAAGGTCTTCAAATGGTGCATTAATTTAACCTATTTGCAGTGATGTGGTAGTTCTTGTATCTTCAACAACACAACAGGCGGTCCTAACATTACCTGCAAGtttatattgggggtgggggtaggggtggggtgggcagcctTATAACAAGCACTTTGCAAAGTCCTACCTGGGATGGTTGTGTGTTAGCAAAAAACAGGCTCTTCAAGAAGGTGATGATCTGTAGGTAGAGGTGATGGTAATCCTCTTGGCTTTCTGAAGTACAGCCTGTGAATGCTGAGCTACAAACAGAGGAAGAGATTATAGTGAGACCTCCATCTAccctggagaaagaaaaggaaaattaagaAAAATCAATTGTTTCTTTTCAATATGGACACTGAATTTGATGACCACCGACTGTTAGGTGTCATAGTGGGAAGCATAACCTGCAGAAAAGAACCTTGTGTTTCTGCTGTATGCCAATTAAAGGGAGTCTACCTTACTAACACAACCCACATCCGTACATAATCATTAGCAGCAGAGCTAACTATATATTTACACACTGGATGATCAGGAAATGTTTCAGTTTCTAACTAATGAATAAATTGGCCAGTCACAACAACTAATGCTTCAGGCGCTAACAAAatagggttctctctctctctcgcccaatcattcattcattcatttatttaaaacatttgtattGTGCCTTTCCCTACAAGAGGTCAGCAGCTAAcaacagaaataaagccatgagCTGGCATTTTTAAAACATCACTTAAAAATAACACTAAAACGGCAGCCAAAAAGAAAAGACACCCCAGAATACAGCAGCAATAGgatataaaaaagagagacatcTAATTGCCATTACAATAAAACAACCATTTATAATCCAGAGCCTTCTTTAAAAAGGAAGGTTTTCCACCAACCTACAAAGCATTGTTAAGGAGAGGTGGTGGTCGTGGAGTGAAATAGTGAATTATGCTATGATTTTggccagaggtcagcaaactttttccgcagggggccggtccactgtccctcagaccttatggggggctggctatattttttgggggggtggaatgCCTCCcgactctcctctcccttctccacagcactggacaagccccagtggctgcttacctgtgccttgcaagtggcaggggctggtggcagtggcaggatgATGAGTGgcgcaaaagggctggctccggagaggggctgcttaaaatggtgctcagccaaCCGCGGCTCAACAAAgctcagcccccttcctcctctaggcaggatGGAGGAAGTACCgctgcgctgtgtgtgtgtgtgtgggaatggCGCAGCCTGAACAAtcagaatccccacgccgatccacATGGTGATTCCCAGGCTGTCagcaggccggatccagaaggcaattgggccagatccagcccccaggccttagtttgccgacccatgatcTTGGCAGTTCACAGAACTGAGCCTATTACCTTTGGCTGGACATTTCTTGGGTTTCATTTCTATCCAGGAAGCTAGTTGCCACATCGAATGCATCTTCAAAGAGgatctaaaaaagagagagagatggcatttTGGATACTAGCTCTCAGCTAGATATGGTGTTATTGTCTTATTTGAACACTATGCcactcacaacaacaacaacaggggaagGTATTCTGTGAAGCACTATAtctaacaaacacacacacacacatcacaattCTGCATGACGAAGGAATGCAGATGGACAAACATGGAAGGAAGGAACTTGGAACTGATGAGCAATAAAGCTTTTAGTGTCAATCATCTCTTTAAAAATCTAGTTTTTATCTCTTAAAAAACAGTCTATTATTAGGGTAGGTCGTGTTTTGTTTCCTGGTTTTTATAAGAGTTGGCCATAATTAATAAAAAAGGGTGGGACAGAAGCCAGCTAGTTTCACTGTGAGCGTCACTTTTTAATTCTCTGTAACCCTTGAATCTGGGTCAGTTATTCACAACAGCTTCAGTGAAAGGTAGGGATCGTGCTGGTAGCTCCATCCTTTTCTAGCATTGTGATAAACTGCATCATATGGATTCCAGATCCAACTTGGCTGTGTGCACATAACTGGGTTTAAACCACCTTTCTATAACACAGTGAATGTATCTGCAGCATGTGAATCGTACCTGCGTTTTATGTTTCTGTTTTAGCCTAGTTGTAAACCAAGATTCCTCGAGTGTGAAGGcgaggagggatggggaacctgtggccctccagatgttgacagactccaactcccatcattcctggatattgactagggctgatgagaagtgggagtccaggaacatctgaagggttcctcatccctggcctTCTTCATGGCTCAAGGAATCTTGAGTTATGGTAATCACGACAACTAATGTCTCAGACACTAACATAACATAGGTCTCTCTCTCCTACTCATTTATTAAAAacctttatattccacctttcttcagTCACAATCCCAGGTCTGGATGGCAAACTAAGCTAACCTATTACCTTAGCTAAGCCTAGCACAGCAAAACATTGGGGGAAGAGCAAAACAGCTGATCTCTCTTCCTTGGGAGGCTGCACATTCCTGTTTctactaagccatagtttggcttagcgtAACGGATCAACCAAGCCACTGTCTCAACCTGAGATGTGCTTTTACACTTTCAGTAGCAACACTGCATGGAGAACTCCCACAGGGTACAGTTATTCTCTTTATAAAGCAATGATACTGCCTCAGCAGAACTGATTAAGTGGCGGTGCACGACtgactagcatagctgccaagttttcccttttctcgcaaggaagcctattcagcataatggaatttccctttaaaaaagggagaacttggcagctatgctgactagTCGGTTAGTTGTGATGGTTGAAATCATGCCAATTGATAAAATATGAGGAATACGATTGGTAGATTGGCTAGTAACATCACAAAGTCTCACGAACTGTACCTCTGCACGGAATTTATACATTTATTCTATGGAAGCATAGAGATacactcacacacatatacagtattcATTTCATTCATATAAATATTAACCGTAATTATTCATATTGGCAGCTCAACCTTGTCAAGATTTAATTCTGCagtcttttgtatttttgctaaCACATGGGTCTCTTGTTGCTTGTACACATTGTTACTTTATTCatacatttcataaaatttatatttgtaaacccacccacccattcaaaTTACATGGGGCTGATGCTACTGCTTGCTTTGATTGCTGACCTCTTTACCCTTCTCCATGAGTGAGTTttgcatgcctgcctgcctgcccagccaCTGTGCTGTTTATGTCTGGAGGGGCTCAaacttttttcttccttcattgCAAGATGGCCACTTTAGCTGAGAACCTCTGGCTTGCAGCTTTTGTTGGAAACAGGCGCTGCCTTACCTGTAATTTTTCCTCACCCATCTAATGAGTCCTGCCATATATTTCCAGGGCCTGCCCTTCCTTCTGAGTTGATTATTTTTCCTAGTGATTTTAGAATAGGTCATTATACCTCCCCTACACTTTTGGGGTGTGTGCCGGCATTCTTGAAGATTAAAGCCAGGGCAAGCGTCAGAACCTGGAATCTTTAAACACCACATCAGGGCCTGtcctcctggatttccctttcaggtttttttaaaataaaacaatccaagTCAAATGCTCCTCATAGCATTAAGCAGCTCAGTCAAGTCGTAATTTTAATTTACCacaatgtattcatttatttattatttgtaaaaacTTCCTGTCATAGCAGGGTGCTACATAGAatgaaaaaagcaacaaaagagAACAATAAAAAAGGTATCAGTAAAACACCGAAAGTGATTTGCTAGACTGATGCTACTTTGGAGGCACTGTGCTCCAGCGTTTGGGAGTGGGTTGAGGATTTTAACAAGCCATTTGCCTGAAATTGTTTATTGCCTGCCTGCTTTGGTATTGTTTTGACACTGTTTATTTACTTATGtgttgtgtggttgttgtttcaTTGATAAGCAACGCCCTGGGACATTATGGTGGAAGActggctatacagtggaacctcggtttacgcctacctccgtttacgaaaacctctgtttacgaacgccgcggacccggaagtgtttacatccgggttctgcggtgtcggatgcgcagacgcgatctgcgcagcgcgtgcgtagaagcgctctatcggcacttcgtgcacacgcagaagcgtgccttcggtgagcgaacacctccacggaacggattgcgttcgcaaaccgaggtaccactgtaaatcccaTGCAGAGAAATAAAACAGTCAGTTGGATCAGCTGCCTGCCCTTTCTAGAGCACACTGGTTAAGGCACTACTACCCACTGTCAGAGGGAGGCCCTGCTCCTTGCAGAGGCTACAGGTGGAGGATGGGGCCTACCAAAAGGTGCTTTGCCCGGGGCCACTTCAACCTTAGAGCCAGTCCTGGTTAGAACTCTGAAGCTTGAATCCTTCCTTAAGAGAGATTCGTTCTCACCTCTTCTGGTGTGGATACTAGCGAACTGCTGGCTTCCTGACTAGCTCCGCTGTCCCTCACACTGCCCTCAGTACAGGGAGGCTCTTGGGAAGCCATCTTGACCTCAGTGATGAAATTCTGCCTCTGACTACAGTACTGCAGGACACTGTCCCTCCTCTCCTCGGGGAGGCCCTGCCACAGGTGGGAAACGGCTGTGGACACCACAGGAAGAGTAACGTCTTCGGAGCTCACAACCCCATTGTCTACCAGCAGGTCTACTGTCTGTTTGTAAAAATGTAAGTACCTAGGTAAGACAGGAAAGGAGACGGCTTTCAGAATGTGGTCTGGATGGCACCCAGTAGCGCAGAGACCAACCAGGTGGTCCCTTTTGTGCCTCATATATTCAGTAGTAGCCATGAGAAGGtggcacaatttaagaagctgCCTCGTCCCAGGTCAGATTATTGTCTGTTCTAATGGTTAATAGATTTCCAGGAGGATCAAATAGAGGGTGCTCTTTCCTGCTACCTgaacccttttcttcttcttttaaatggaGTTAACCAAGGTCTGAACCTGGGACAGATGTTCTGCACGCACAAGTGAACCATCAACAGAGCAATGGGCTCTTCTCTTTGTACACCAAAGTATCAAGCCAGGGAATCACTCTTTTTCACAGGCACCTTTCAATCATTGTCTTGCCCTGCATTTCTCCTGGTGACTGAACATATATGGTCTTGTTTTCAGCTGTGTTACCCTATTCAGTAGTCTATTATGCCTGTTAACTCACTGGAGGTTTCCCTAAATTATCGATTTAGGGTAGGTGGGtacatggggaaacccagccaggtgggcggagtagaaataataaattattattatatattattatgggggggggag encodes:
- the STRA8 gene encoding stimulated by retinoic acid gene 8 protein homolog, producing the protein METSGNRSTPYARVTSKYHTRLQDPKSQGGKRRLSQARNRATLAGLFNNLRETVFPQQDNSTSRCQVLCKAKNYIQELEKTLETLLNMKEVLNLEDDHPSSLEEVKEEYVKMYFSNHSAAISPPSNSVSQSGGTVWYMIQEHEKTSVGEDVTLRLTQSPAASSPDLMEFERYLHFYKQTVDLLVDNGVVSSEDVTLPVVSTAVSHLWQGLPEERRDSVLQYCSQRQNFITEVKMASQEPPCTEGSVRDSGASQEASSSLVSTPEEILFEDAFDVATSFLDRNETQEMSSQSSAFTGCTSESQEDYHHLYLQIITFLKSLFFANTQPSQEEVLPLDYETVMLRCTETFDDEDL